The Topomyia yanbarensis strain Yona2022 chromosome 3, ASM3024719v1, whole genome shotgun sequence nucleotide sequence AGAATTACAATttatataaatgaaattaaCGATGATTCATTATTACAGGTACTAAAAAACCACTTTAACTATTCTAAAGTAAATGGTTTGTTAACAGATGAGAACACAATGGGAAAAATGCAAGAGGTCTATAAAAGACATTTCGGACAACAAAATCTGTTAACAATTCGTTTCACTCAGAATATGCTTGAAGACATAACAGAGGAAGATGACCAATGGAATATCATCCGCACTGAGCACTACAGAGCCCACAGAGGTGCACAGGAAAATAAACAGCaaatatttcgaaattattTCTTTCCAAAATTAGCTCAAAAGGTAGGAGATTTTATCACTAACTGTCAGATTTGTCATGAGTGCAAATATGATAGAAACCCGATAAAGTTTCCTATACAAGAAACACCAATTCCAAAGGCTCCATTTGAAATAGCGCACATCGACATTATGTTTTTAGAGAGTCTTCACTTTTTGACATATgtcgacaaattttcaaaattcgctCAAGTCACACAAATCGAATCAAGAGCAGCCGTCGACCTCATACCAGCAATAAAGGATATTCTCTTAAAGTACAAAGCACCAAACACACTTGTGATGGATGGTGAAAAATCCTTTATGACGGGAGAGATCGTTAATTTTTACAACATACACAAAATCAACCCATATGTAACCGCCACCGGACGGAGCGAAATGAACGGAACCGTTGAACGTTTCCACTCAACGCTCCTAGAAATTTACCGAATaacaaaaactgaaaatccgaATCTCTCAACTCCAGACCTGATCCAACTATCCGTACAGAAATATAATTCTTCTATTCACTCCTCCACAAATTTCACTCCTTTGGAAATAATTCTTCCCTCTCCTCGTACACCGGACATTATCGAAAAGACTTACAGAAACCTACTACGAACCCAGAAAAATGCGTTGGAAcaccataataaaaaaaagaaacctgTACCGATCGAAGAAAATCAAGACGCATACGAGACGACCCGACAAAGACTTAAACACAAGAAAaggttcaaaaaaataaaaatttcgaaagTTAACAAAAGCACAATTACGACTGACGATAACCGACGAATCCACAAAGACGACCTGAAAATTAGGAAAATATAAAACGTGACTTCTACTTCTACGTTTCAGACTACTACTGCTATTATGTATTCAACCAAACCAACTTCAATCGACACAAGATGTGACACTCGACTTACGGGACGTAGGACGTCAACCAGTCGTGATCTTCGATCAAGGCGAGGCACGGATCAAACTTGACCACACATATTACATTCATCACTTCAATCTAACGACTATTAGAATGCAAGTAAAAAGCCTTAGAGATCAGTTTGAAAACTTTAGCAGAAATCAATTTTCCGActtaataatagaaaaatttaaCGAAATAGATTTTGCATTAAAAAGCATAGACCCTATCAGACGTCATAAACGTTGGGATAGCTTAGGCACAGTTTGGAAATTTATAGCTGGCAGTCCAGATGCCAATGATTTGAGAATCATCAATTCTAccataaataatttaattatgaACAATAATGAGCAGATCAGGATTAACCGTGAGATAAACCTACAATTGAAGGAAGCAATGTCTGAAACGAAAAAGGCAATCAATCTGTTTAACACAAGATCAGCCGAAACTTATTCCACTaagattttatttcatttaaactACTTATCAAAGAAATTGAACCAGATAATtgatacaattttgttagctaAATTAGGAATAGTAAACGAAAAAATTCTGAGCCAacgtgaaattgatattttaatcaatgATTTAGCTAGGGAAAATATAACGGTTCATACTGCTCTGGAGGCAATGAATTATGCGACGACATCAGTGGCAACGAACAGTTTGGAAATTGCACTCATAATAAAAATGCCAAAACTCGACCCGAGAATATTCAACAAAATACGTCTATACCCAATCATTcacaaaaataagcaaattcatATAGATCATCGATTTTATCTAACTCACAAAGACGAGATTTACTCCATAAACTCAGTCGAACCTACTATATTCGACGCAAACGAAATCAATTTGGACAATTCAACCTGCATACCGAAGCTATTGAAAGGAGAACAGGCAACTTGTAATTTTACCACCAACCCAGTTGAAGAAGAAGTTATTTTTCTAGACAACCAACACTTGTTCATAAAcactatgaaaaatttcacccttTCATCAAATTGTGGCCTAACAAACAGAAACCTGACCGGACCATTCATCGTTTTCTTCAGAAATTGTCAGTTATAcatcaataatattttatatagcTCAAGAGTGAAAACCTTACCGGGAAACCCAATACAATTACCCCTAGACGGAATCGATGTGAATATGCATCAAGAGATTCTAAACATCAGCCTGGACCATTTACATAAACTCCATCTGGAAACGAGGAAGGAGCTGGATGTTATCCGACTATCAACGAACAGTATAAAGTGGCCAAAATTATCCATTTTCGGGGGAATTATGTCCCTACCTAGCTTAATCGGTATAGCATTTCTCCTTAGATTTCTCATCCATAGATCAGCTACCATAAACATACAACCTGCAGCCAGGACCACAACAGTCGAAGATCCAGTACCAGACATCCAACCTAACATTAGACGTTTGACAATCAGAGAAGTGATTCGTACGGAACCTCATCTCTCAGGAAGGACGAGTTAACGATGAAGCCACGCGACTCAGGTGCTGACGTCGAAGTTCCTCGAGACAACCGGCAAACATCGCAATCGCCAAGCTAGGCATTTTTGTTAGACGACGACAACGTGCGACCCAATCGATGGCAACGTGTGACCGGATGGATGGCACCACCGCGAGGATTGCAGAGTTAGCAGTATTGAACTGTAGTTAGGGCtaattaattgaaataaattcattCGAGGTGGAACGGTAGAGTAGTGTagttgtattttttaaaaagagTATCACAAACTCTTATTCTTAACTCGCGCAAAACTTGATTTATTCAAAtcactgatactccctgttgctctatACAACCATGAAGCTTGGATGTTGAAGGAAGTAGGTTATCGATTGCTCGGTTTGTAGAGAAGAATTCTGCGTTCAATACGCGgcagcacagtagaaaatggagaatggcgCCAGTTAAGTTATGATCAGAGTATTTTAAAGAACGTAACACATACTGTTGGGAAGGTCATTTCTCGTTTTTTCCAGaacacagaaattgaaaattggttaaaaatgACCGGGCAGAAAAGTTTTTAACGCTGAAGGTcccgaaaaacacgattttttttgctatgaatcaaaaatggaaaaggtagtcgaagacagtctaaatccctgactacatacggggaacgtgccatttaagccagtatattctgattcctgatacgtTCCCGTCGGATGTTTGTCTTCATATATCGTTTCAGTGTGtcataaattgaaatacttacTGAGAGTGCTCAGGAACAGGTTTCTGATTGTGAAGTTAATGTTTTCGTtcaattgaaaatcatttttttctgacagggttaTGATggcaaaaaatttcagaaagaggTACGTTGAACGAAAACAGATTGAAAACCACTGTTCTAAGTAATCAATTTCAGGTAAATTTAagattataaatttaatagataAGCCGGAAATATTTATACAATGCAGCTTCCATTTTTGTTTCCAGGTTTTAGTCACCGTTCATGAATGTTACCGTTTTtcagttgatatttttcggtgataATTAATCAAAACCACAGTTTTCCGTTTACGTTTCAGCTTACTTCCCTATTTAATTTCAGCCATCCTCAGAATTATTCACTCACGCGCCTATccctcggggggggggggggggggggggtgtggtATCAATTGAAAAATGGTAACAAACTCAATTTGACAATAGCCAAAAAGGGTAAAACTTTTGCATGAAGCGAAAGTAAGAaagatttaaatatttaataatataTAAACAAGTGATGGCTTCACAATAAATATTAAtaacaaaatattgacaataaaatgtgAAGATTTTTATGCAGGCATTTTCTaatacttttatcatatttgtttcATATGAATAGGTGGAAAATAATCGAACTCTTCAAAATTCATTATTGAAGaggcggcaaatttaatttttggccccgagcgccaaaacacctcgcgccgccactgccaaccaaccaaccaccaCCCGATTATCGATGTTTGTTTTACGAAATTTTCCGTTTTCATCTTCTCGCATCGTATCGTTTTGCCCCGACACGTTGTTGCAGGTTATCATATTTTCGCTGCCCGTTGGGACCCGCAGCGGGAATAAATACAAGTTCTAGCagaagtaataataaatcataaACTGTTCTGTTGCCGCAATCCAGAAATTGTATTGTTTTTTAAGGTTGAGCTCCCGCTCGCTCGGATCTGCGCGATCAGGGGATAAGACAAAGGCATCATTCAGGGTTTCCTGGATCGCGTGTATGAGGATGTTAAAAATAGCACCACATTACTTGCGGCCATCCATCGCCGGTGCATATCGGCCGAGTGCACTGCCCAACACAGGCAACAACGTAGAGAACTTTACCCCTGCTAAGCCGCAGCAGCCGCCACCGctctttcgggttcgggttttgatcGCATCGCCCGGCCGGCTGATTGGCGGCGGTACGAGCCAATATTAAGTCATTTATCGGTAATTGTCTTATAAATGAATCGCACTGATGCCGCACCACGGCACGGGAAAGGAATGACTCTGGGAGGAAATGTAGAATTTATGATCTTGTTTGATAACAGCCATGAAGTTATGAAAGGGATAATTAAGACCCTTGGCCATGGATTGCAATTCATCGATATGTCATAAAGTGCTGTTGGGGGGAAGGAATGGAGTGCAATTGAGATATCGTGTCCAGCTTAGTCGACCGTATGCATAATTGTTCTGTTGTTAAAAGTTGTCGAAGATAGTTGATGGGTAAGTGACACGCAGCAGAACCACACCCGAACGCAGGATCATTTAGTAAGGAAATACAGCCTCCGAATATGGGTGTTAATGTCTCAATTGTGAAGGGTGTAAGACACATGTGGAAGGAAAATGCTTCCATAAAATGAAAGATAATATGCTCATTTGTACAggtgaaacaaaaaaacaagaaatgGTTGAAAGACAGAATAAAAGCATGTagtatttttaattcttttaaattttgttttaggcCTTCCATCATCTACTGACttctaaaattgaattttgaaaataaacttacGAATATTATGCCcatataaaacctcaattgcaTTGGAGCATTTGTTATTATCATTGGCGGGGAACCATTTGCAGCAATGGCAATTAAAAGTTGGGAGTCATTT carries:
- the LOC131687046 gene encoding uncharacterized protein LOC131687046, with product MPSFGRQHFQANPFTQTRPQYQPNPFQAPPRPWAAKPLPKPEPMDIDQSMRTHNVDYGNRPPMNLKRPPPISGQAYPYPFKKHAHPIDTIFEDRTEDLYNYEYDYYDDSYPYYDMQSPAEPEPKLDTQEQEPQQDEATATHFLEWNSIDTGANINLINPKLAWAYKDSRPYDFNAEGITSANAHLTEEEQNQLRVVLDSSKEVFHETNAKLTCSTNVECTINTTDDIPVHQKVYPYPAAYADEVKKQISKLLEDGIIRPSRSAWTAPVWVVPKKPDASGEKKFRMVIDYRKVNEKTIPDKYPMPEIGYVLDQLKGQKYFTTLDLASGFHQIKMREKDIEKTAFAINNGKYEFTRMPFGLKNAPAIFQRAIDDVLRDHIGKICYVYIDDVIVFGKTLNEHLKNLKIILETLNNANLKIQLDKFLRFRLLLLLCIQPNQLQSTQDVTLDLRDVGRQPVVIFDQGEARIKLDHTYYIHHFNLTTIRMQVKSLRDQFENFSRNQFSDLIIEKFNEIDFALKSIDPIRRHKRWDSLGTVWKFIAGSPDANDLRIINSTINNLIMNNNEQIRINREINLQLKEAMSETKKAINLFNTRSAETYSTKILFHLNYLSKKLNQIIDTILLAKLGIVNEKILSQREIDILINDLARENITVHTALEAMNYATTSVATNSLEIALIIKMPKLDPRIFNKIRLYPIIHKNKQIHIDHRFYLTHKDEIYSINSVEPTIFDANEINLDNSTCIPKLLKGEQATCNFTTNPVEEEVIFLDNQHLFINTMKNFTLSSNCGLTNRNLTGPFIVFFRNCQLYINNILYSSRVKTLPGNPIQLPLDGIDVNMHQEILNISLDHLHKLHLETRKELDVIRLSTNSIKWPKLSIFGGIMSLPSLIARTTTVEDPVPDIQPNIRRLTIREVIRTEPHLSGRTS